A genomic stretch from Coffea arabica cultivar ET-39 chromosome 10c, Coffea Arabica ET-39 HiFi, whole genome shotgun sequence includes:
- the LOC113713623 gene encoding uncharacterized protein — protein MALSTAAISPSSCPIMLFKSLPCQLQGPLVRQVSICRTSACNPVKSFRMEWFNEPAKFKVHIDYAMKKLSEFIPPSVQNFPWAKAENAALQHLLALGQLALKWSLTALIILSSASDFIYSISKNKELVIPFGLFCGCVVADFLNETSHELIRSTQERGKNWQLLVIGCFFVLVRIFAICIAVEPQSFLLHAANGGLMQILWQWRTSLQPEGNDANNVPLEDGCSSEVQITRSD, from the exons ATGGCGTTATCGACGGCGGCAATCTCTCCGTCAAGTTGCCCG ATTATGTTGTTTAAAAGCCTGCCCTGTCAACTTCAAGGCCCATTAGTCAGACAAGTATCCATTTGCCGAACTTCAGCTTGTAATCCAGTGAAATCGTTCAGAATGGAATGGTTCAATGAGCCTGCCAAGTTCAAGGTGCACATTGATTATGCTATGAAGAAACTATCTGAGTTCATCCCTCCCTCGGTCCAAAATTTTCCATGGGCAAAAGCAGAGAATGCTGCTCTGCAGCATCTGCTAGCTTTAGGGCAGTTGGCATTGAAGTGGTCTCTTACGGCTTTAATCATCTTAAGTTCTGCGTCTGACTTCATATACTCTATCTCTAAAAACAAGGAGCTAGTCATTCCCTTTGGTCTTTTCTGTGGTTGTGTAGTGGCTGACTTTTTAAACGAAACATCTCACGAGCTTATTCGGTCCACCCAG GAGAGGGGCAAGAATTGGCAGCTTTTGGTTATAGGTTGCTTCTTTGTTCTAGTTAGGATCTTTGCCATATGTATCGCAGTTGAGCCGCAGTCATTTCTGTTGCATGCTGCAAATGGTGGGTTGATGCAAATCCTATGGCAATGGAGAACTTCATTGCAGCCTGAGGGAAATGATGCAAACAATGTTCCTTTGGAAGATGGTTGTTCTTCCGAGGTGCAGATTACTAGATCGGATTGA
- the LOC113714808 gene encoding transcription factor RAX3-like: MGRAPCCDKANVKKGPWSPEEDAKLKSYIEQHGTGGNWIALPQKIGLKRCGKSCRLRWLNYLRPNIKHGGFSEEEDNIICSLYISIGSRWSIIAAQLPGRTDNDIKNYWNTRLKKKLLGKQRKDQHARKSTSQKQEILRKGMRENINHMVSSSSSDYNSNQSPYWPELPVLPPVPYSNEEPRFNDHASIRKLLIKLGGRFSDDDDQPTNGTMNTNLQYPLVSTNSLVQVQPLYDQQINMLSSAPLDVLNTTSSLPETLYTIDAADLSTLQGQNSFQAGLEQMICNNPQRLDGLEFLCGDILVNHRTGNTCGGSSDWGDMNSLVLPAVASGYEGLQQGTLQECAIDQLRYLGP; this comes from the exons ATGGGAAGAGCTCCATGCTGTGACAAAGCCAACGTGAAGAAAGGGCCATGGTCGCCCGAAGAAGATGCTAAGCTGAAGTCCTATATTGAGCAGCATGGAACTGGAGGCAACTGGATTGCTTTGCCTCAGAAAATCG GCCTCAAGAGATGCGGAAAGAGCTGTCGCCTTCGATGGCTCAACTACCTTCGTCCCAACATTAAGCACGGAGGATTCTCTGAAGAAGAAGACAACATCATATGCAGCCTCTATATTAGTATTGGAAGCAG GTGGTCAATTATTGCTGCACAATTACCTGGAAGAACTGATAATGACATAAAGAACTACTGGAACACAAGGCTGAAGAAGAAGCTCCTTGGGAAGCAGCGAAAGGATCAACATGCTCGAAAAAGTACCAGCCAAAAGCAAGAAATCCTGCGAAAGGGGATGAGggaaaatattaatcatatggtttcttcttcttcctctgatTATAACAGTAACCAAAGTCCCTATTGGCCTGAGCTGCCTGTACTGCCTCCAGTACCCTACTCAAACGAAGAACCACGCTTTAATGACCATGCTTCTATTAGAAAGTTGTTGATAAAACTTGGAGGAAGGTTTTCTGACGATGATGATCAACCAACAAATGGCACCATGAATACCAATCTTCAGTATCCTTTGGTTAGTACCAATTCGTTGGTGCAAGTTCAACCACTTTATGATCAACAGATTAATATGCTATCTTCTGCCCCCCTGGATGTCTTGAATACAACTTCATCTTTGCCAGAAACGCTATACACCATTGATGCAGCAGATTTGTCAACTTTACAAGGACAAAACAGCTTTCAAGCTGGGCTCGAGCAAATGATCTGTAACAATCCTCAGAGATTAGATGGTCTTGAGTTCTTATGCGGGGATATTTTGGTCAATCATAGGACCGGGAATACTTGTGGAGGGAGTTCAGATTGGGGGGACATGAATTCTCTGGTACTTCCTGCTGTTGCTTCCGGCTATGAGGGTCTTCAACAAGGGACGCTGCAAGAATGTGCAATTGATCAATTGAGGTACCTTGGACCATGA